Below is a genomic region from Luoshenia tenuis.
CGCCAGGCGGGGATTGAGGGCATCTGCCTGATCGACCTTGAGGCCATGCACGATGTGGGCGGCTTTTTCGGCATCAACAGCGGCGATGCTTTTGAGTGCTATACCTTTGGCGCAAAGGGAGAGTGGAGCACGCCGCATACGGATTTTGAGGATTAATTAAAAGTTTATCATAAAGCAAATGCCCGGATCTTAGCATCCGGGCATTTGGTTTTTTGTGGCGCTATTGCGCCTCATTCAGCGTAAACAGCCAGGAGCAGGCGCAGGTATCGTCGCAGGAGTCCGGATAGCAGCTGACGCACTGGCAGGTGATCCGCTCGTCGATCGTGCGGGCGAACCCTGCATATTCGATCAGCCCGACCGGCTTGCAGGGATGCAGCGCCATATTTTTGCGGGTGCGGGCGCTTTGTACCCGGCATTCCAGCGTGCGATAAAGCAGGGTATTGCCCTGGATACGGATCTCATCCTGATTGATGTTGGCGTAAAAGCGTAAGGAAAGCGCGCGGGCCAGCCCCTCCAGTCCCGCGCGTTCGGGCAGGTTTAAAAACTGCTTGATCCGTCGCGCCTCGATAACCGTAAATCGCTCCCAAGCCTGCGCGTCGTGGACCATCGCCTCGTCCATGCCATATTTTTGCTCGATGGACTGGAACCAAACGCCGTCCATGGCCAGCCAGTTTTTGGAATAGAGCGTGATCAGGGAGATCAGCTCTTCCTTGGTCATTGCCTGCAAAGTTTCATTTTCTCGCATATTGGGGATACTCCTCGTCATTATTTATCGTAATTTGTGCTTCAGCGCTATTATAGCACATGTTGCGTCCCGCTTTTCCGGATATAAAAGCGGATTTGACCTGGAAGAGCCCATATGCTATGATAATACGTAACCAGTTACTATATGGGGAATGACGATGAAACAGGAAAACGAAAAGAAGTTCATCTTTGGCAGCTTGTTCGTGCTGGCCAACCGTCTGCAGCTGGCGGGCGATCAATTCGACCCCCAGGTGACGATGAAGCAGTGGTTTTTGGTGGCGATGGCCTCGCAGTTCCGTGAGCCGCCCACCTTAAGCGCGCTGGCGGAGCTGATGGGCTGCACCCGGCAGAATGTTAAAAAGTTGGCGGTGCTGTTGGAGAAAAAGGGGTTTTTGGAGCTGCGCCGGGATGGACGCGACGCCCGAGCCCTGCGCGTGGTGATGACACCGCACTGCTACACTTACTTTAAGGGGCGGGAGGCGGCGGAGGACGAACTGCTGGAAACGCTGTATGCGGGCATGAGCCAGGAGGAGATCGCTGCGCTGCACCAAGGGATGAAGCATCTGACGGAGAATCTCGAAAAGATAGAAGCGCGAATGGAGGAGGGCTTTAAAGCGTGAAGACGTGCATTATTTATACGACCCGGCATGGCGCGGCCGCATATTGCGCCCGGCAGATCGCCCAGCAGCTATCCGGGGAGGTGCAGTTGCTGGATTTGGGCGAAGGGACGCCTGCCGCTTTGCCGGAGGCGGATCGGTACATCCTGGGCGGCTCTATTTACATGGGGATGGCGCAAAAGGCGCTCAAGGCGTTTTGCGGGAAATTTGCCGATGGGCTGCTCCAAAAGCCGCTGGGTCTCTACCTTTCCTGCATGGGGGTAGAAGAGGAGATGGTGCGCAAACAGCTGCTGGACGCCTTTGGCACGCAGCTGCTGGATCATGCGCGGATCGCCGCGAATTTAGGCGGCGCGTTCGATTTTGACAAGCTGGGGCGGATGGAGCGCTTTATCGTCAAGCAGGTGGATAAGGCCATGCGCAAACAGGGCAAAGAGGGGCTGGGGCCCTTAAAGGGCCAGGTCAGCGCGATCGCGCCTGAAGCGATCGCCGATTTTTGCGTAAAAATGGAAGGGTGAAGCGGCCTGGGGACCCTTTACAAAATTTCGGCAAGGCGCTATAATAGATTGACCATAAGGTAAACGCGGCGATGGAGACCGGCGTTTATCCTTCGTGCCAAGCGAGCCGGGGAGGGTGCGAGCCCGGCCACAGAGGGGTAGATGCGACATCACTCCGGAGCGGCCGGAGCCAACGCGCTTTTTGCGCAAGTAGTTCCGGACGGGGGCCTCCCGTGACAGAGGCGCCCGTATTGCGGTTTTGGCAATGCGGTTTTGAGGTGGGCGCTTTACAGGCGCCAAATTGGGTGGTACCGCGAATCAGTTTTCGTCCCATAGGGGATGGAAGCTGTTTTTTTATGGGTCAAATGGATCATGATGAGGATTTTAGGATAGGAGGAAGCGCGAAGCGATGTTGAAAAAAGTTTCGACAGACCTGAACTTTAATGCCCGCGAAGGCGAAGTGCTGGACTTTTGGAAGAAGAACGATATCTTCAAAAAGAGCATGAAGCTGCACGAGGGCGCACAGACCTTTACCTTTTACGATGGGCCGCCTACGGCCAACGGCCGCCCGCATATCGGCCATATCATCACCCGGGTGATGAAGGATATCGTGCTGCGGTATAAGACCATGAAGGGGTACGATGTGCTGCGCAAGGCGGGCTGGGATACCCATGGCCTGCCGGTGGAGCTGGAAGTGGAAAAGCTGCTGGGCCTGGACGGCAAGCCGCAGATCGAGCAGTATGGCGTAGAGCCCTTTATTGAGGAGTGCAAAAAGAGCGTTTGGAAATATAAGTCCGAGTGGGAAAAGATGAGCGACCGGGTGGGCTACTGGGCCGATATGGAGGACCCGTACGTCACCTACGATAACAACTATATCGAGTCGGAGTGGTGGTCGCTCAAGACCCTGTGGGACAAGGGGCTGCTCTATAAGGGCCACCGGGTGGTGCCCTACTGCCCCCGCTGCGGCACGGCGCTTTCCAGCCACGAGGTGGCCCAGGGCTATAAGGATGTGAAAGAGACCTCCGTCTTTGTCAAATTCAAGGTGGAAGGCGAGGAGAATACCTATATCCTGGCCTGGACGACCACGCCCTGGACGCTGCCCAGCAACGTGGCGCTGTGCGTCAACCCCCACGAGACCTATGTGAAAGTCAGCTTTGAGGGCGAGTTCCTCATCATGGCCCAGGCGCTGGTGCCCTCTGTGCTGGGGGATGGAGCCCAGGTGGTGGAAGTCTACGCCAAGGGCGAGGATCTCAAGGGCCTGCGCTATCAGCCGCTGTTCCCCTACGCCAAAGTGAAGGAGGGCTCCGCCTGGTTTGTGGTAGCGGACGACTACGTCACCTTGAGCGATGGCACGGGCGTGGTGCATACCGCCCCCGCCTTTGGTGAGGACGACGCCCGCGTGGGCCGGGATAATAACCTGCCCTTTGTACAGATGGTAGACGCACAGGGCAAGTTTGTGGAAGGCTGCGACGAGCTGACCGGGATGTTCGTCAAGGATGCGGACCCGGTCATCATCGAAAGGCTAAAGAGCGAGGGCAAGCTGTTCCGCGCCCTGGAGTTTGAGCACAGCTATCCCTTCTGCTGGCGGTGCGATACGCCGCTGCTGTACTACGCGCGCTCCAGCTGGTTTGTTAAGATGACGGCGGTGCGCGACCGGTTGATGGAGATCAACCGCTCGGTCAACTGGATGCCGGAGAACATCAAAGAGGGCCGGATGGGGAACTTCCTGGAGAATGTGATCGACTGGGGCCTTTCCCGCGAGCGGTATTGGGGCACGCCGCTGCCCATCTGGGAGTGCGAGTGCGGCCATACCACGGCCATTGGCTCCATCGCGGAACTGCGGGAAAAGGCCGTGGAGGACGTACCCGAGGATATCGAGCTGCACAAGCCCTATATCGACCGGGTGCACATCCGCTGCGAAAAGTGCGGCAAGCCCATGACCCGCGTGCCCGAGGTGATCGACTGCTGGTACGATTCGGGCTCTATGCCCTTTGCCCAGTGGCACTATCCCTTTGAAAACCAGGATAAATTTAAGGTGCGCTACCCTGCGGACTATATCACCGAGGCGGTGGACCAGACCCGCGGCTGGTTCTACGTGCTGCTGGCCATCTCCACGGCGGTGTTTGACCACGAGGTGTTTAAAAACTGCATCGTGCTGGGCCACGTTAACGATAAAGACGGGCTCAAGATGTCCAAGCACAAGGGCAACGTGGTGGACCCCTGGACGGTGCTGGACAAACAGGGCGCCGACGCGGTGCGCTGGTACTTCTTTACTAACAGCGCCCCCTGGCTGCCCAGCCGCTTTTATGAGGAAGCGGTCAGTGAGGCGCAGCGCCGCTTTATGGGCACGCTGTGGAATACCTACGCCTTCTTCGCCCTGTACGCGGGGATCGACCAGTTCGACCCCACTGGATTAAAACTTGCGGATTGCAAGCTGAATGTGATGGATCGCTGGATCCTCTCGCGCCTTTCCAGCCTGATTACGGCTGTGGATAAGGGGCTGGAGGGGTACCATATCACCGAGACCGCCCGCATGCTTGAGGGCTTTGTGGACGACCTTTCCAACTGGTATGTCCGCCGCTGCCGCGAGCGCTTCTGGGGCAAGGGCATGACGGAGGATAAGCAGGCCGCGTTTATGACGCTGTACACCGTGCTGGTGGAGTTTAGCAAGCTGGCCGCGCCCTATGTGCCTTTTATGGCCGAGAGCATGTACCAGAACCTGGTGCGCTCCTTTGATGAGCACGCGCCCGAGAGCGTGCACCTGTGCGCCTTCCCCGAGGCCGTCTGCCCGGTGGACGCGCATTTGGAGCAGCAGATGCAGGAGGTGATGGAGCTGGTGGCGCTGGGCCGCTCGGCCCGTAACACCGCCGCCCTCAAGAACCGCCAGCCGCTATCGGCTATGTACGTGATGGCGCCCCAGAAGCTGGATGCAGAGTACGCGGCGCTGATGGCCGATGAGCTGAACGTGAAAAAGGTAGCGTTTGTATCCGACGCGCGGGAATTTACCACCTACACCTTTAAGCCGCAGCTGCGCACCGTGGGCCCCAAATACGGCAAGCTGGTGGGCGCCATCGGCAAGGCGCTGGGGCAGGTAGATGGCAATGTTGCGATGGAGGAATTGAACGCAGGTAAGGCGCTGGAGTTGGAAGTGAACGGGCAGAATGTATCCCTGGCGAAAGAGGATCTGCTGATCGCCACCGCCAACAAGCCCGGGTATGTGGCCCAGACCCAGGGGGATATCACTGTGGCGCTGGATACCAACCTGACGGAGGATCTCATTGAGGAGGGCCTGGTGCGCGAGATGATCTCCAAGGCGCAGACCCAGCGGCGAGAGGCCGGCTTTGAGGTGACCGACCACATCGCCCTGGATATCGCGGGCGATGAGAAGATCGACGCGGTGCTGGCCAAGTTTGGCGATCAGCTCGCAGCCGATGTACTGTGCGACGCGCTGCAGCAGGGCAAATCTCAGGGCGGCGTGACGCGGGAATGGAACATTAACGGCATCCCCGTGAAGATGACGGCAAAGGTGCTGTAAATAGCAGTGACAAGGCAAAACCCCCTGCGCGATTTTGGGCAGGGGGTTTTGCCGTCGTATGGGCTTCATTGCATCAGCCTTTCGCGCAGTGCCATGACCTCTTGCATCAGCAGCGTGCCCAGTGCAAAACCGCGGGCGTATATATCGGCTGTTTCCAAATGGTCTGCAAGCGTAAGCAGGTCCTCTAAAGATTGAACACGTTTATAATCGTCCGAAGACATTTTTTCGCTGAAGTAATGCTCTTCGTTTTCGATCTTCTTAAGTAGGGCTTTGTGCTCATCGGTTTTGGGCAAGGCCGATTGCCAGGGAGTGATTTCGCCAGCATATAAAGCTTCTAGCAATGATTTCATACGAATTCCTTCTTTTAAGATTGGGTTTGGGGTGGAACTCCCATAAGCGCATCTTACCGCAAAATGAAGGTTTCCCGGCGATATTGAACAAACTGTTCTAAACGGCGCGAAAAAGCCTGCTCCGCGCCCTTTGCGCCCGGGATGGACTCTGCTATAATAATGAAAATAGATTGATATTCGAGCGGGGCGTGCGCGGGGGCGAGGCCCATCTCGTAAAGGAAAGGAACGCATATAAAATGCTGTTGGCAACCAATTGGCAGGATTATCAGGTGCTGGATACCGGGGATGGAGAGAAGCTGGAGCGTTGGGGCAGGTATGTGCTGCGCCGGCCGGATCCCCAGGTGATTTGGCCCAAGACGCTTGCGATAAAAGAATGGGAAAAGGCAGATGCCTTTTATACCCGCAGCGCCACCGGCGGCGGGCAGTGGACCTACCGCAACCGCCTGCCTGAAAGCTGGCAGGTGGGCTATGGGGCGCTCAGTTTCCGGGTCAAGACCATGGGCTTTAAACACACCGGCCTTTTCCCCGAGCAGGCCGTAAACTGGGATTGGATGGCTAAAAAGGTGGCCGGCGCGGGCCGCCCGGTGCGGGTGCTGAACCTGTTCGGCTATACCGGCGGGGCTACGGTGGCGCTGGCGGCGGCCGGGGCCCAGGTGGTGCACGTGGACGCGGCCAAAAATATGGTGGCCGCCGGTAAGGAGAACCTGCAGCTTTCCGGCCTGGGGGATAGGCCTGTGCGCTGGATCGTGGACGACTGCCTCAAGTTTGTGCAGCGCGAGCAGCGCCGGGGCCGCCAGTATGAGGGGATATTGATGGACCCGCCCTCCTACGGCCGGGGGCCGGGGGGCGAGGTGTGGAAGCTGGAAAACGAGGTCTACGGACTGATTGGCGAATGCGTTAAGGTGCTCTCGGATGCGCCGGTCTTTTTCCTCATCAATTCTTACACCACCGGCCTTCAGTCCATGGTGCTGTACGATCTGATGCAGCGCGCCATCGTGCCCAAGTTCGGCGGCCGGGTAAGTGCCGATGAGATCGGCTTGCCTATCAAGGACCAGAAAATGCTGCTGCCCTGCGGCACCACAGGCCGCTGGGAGGCCGACCGATGAGCCGGGTGGTCTATGAGGATAACCACCTGCTGGTGGTGGATAAATCCCCCAACGTGCCAGTGCAGGCGGATGCCAGCGGCGACAGCGACCTGCTAAGCGAGATGAAGGCGTATATCAAGGCGCGCTATCAAAAGCCGGGGGCGGTCTACCTGGGGCTGGTGCACCGGCTGGACCGGCCGGTGGGGGGCTTAATCGTCTTTGCGCGTACCTCTAAGGCGGCCGCGCGGCTGAGCGACCAGGTGCGCCGCCGCGCGCTGGGCCGGGTCTATTGGGCCGTGGTGCGGGGCCAAATGGCCCCGGAGGGGACGCTGGAAGACTACCTGCTTAAAAATACGGCTGAAAACCGGGTTTCGGTGGTGGCGGGCGATACGCCGGGCGCGAAACATGCGCGGCTGCGCTACCGCGTTCTGGCTGCGCGGGATGGGCTTAGCCTGGTCGCTATCCGCCTTGAGACCGGCCGTTCCCATCAGATACGGGTGCAGTTCGCCCATGCCGGGCATCCGCTTTGGGGCGATCAGCGCTATGGCCGGCCCTACAGCAAGCCCGGGGAGCAGATCGCGCTTTGGGCGCGGGAGCTGCATCTGGAGCATCCCACAAAAAAAGAGCCCATGGCGTTTGAAAGCCCGGCCCCCCAGAGCGAACCCTGGCGCCTGTTTGAGCGGGAGATCGCCGCCATACCGGCCGGCGGGGCGGGCGCGGGCCTGGGCGGGGAGACCGAAAAAACCATATAAAAAGGGCACGCATAAAAATATTTTTATAATATCGGCCAGCGCTGCGCAAACTAGCTTCACTTAAATAGCAATAAGGAGTGGAAAGTGATGCGCAGACAAAAAGCACGGCGCGGGAAACTGGCGCCGTTTATCATTGTATCGGCTGTGGCGGTAGGCGCCGCGCCGCTGGCCATCGGCCAGCTGAAAAGGACCAGTTACCGTCTCTCCCGCTATCACCAGCTGATGGTGGAGCAGGAGGCCGGGGATATGGTCTATATCCTCTTTAAGGGCAGCGACCAGGCGCTGGGCGATATCGGCGTGCTGCCGCTGGACCGGCTGGAGGGCGAATTGAAGCTCCGGGGTCTGGAGGGCGCTGTGGAGGCGCAGGAGGTGCGGGATGCGTTGTGCCTGCGCGAGGGGGATAAGCTGGGCTTTTACCCATTGGCCAAGATTGAGGAGGGCTACCGCATCGCCAGCGATGGGAAGACCTTCCCGCTGGGGCTGGTAGCCGGAGTGCTGACAGTGCTGGCCAACGAGGGGCGGCCAGTGGGCGAGATCTATGAAAAGGACGAGCTGCAGATCATGACCTTTGAGGGGCGGGCCCTCATCAGCCTGGAACTGCCCATGGCGCCGGAAGCGCGGCCTCAAAGCCGTCCGCTACTAGACGCGGCAGGGCAGCTGGGGCAAAAACTCAAGGATGAGTTTGCGCCGGTGATGGAATTGCCGCCCCGCACGCTTTGGTTATGGCAGGGGACGATGATAGCGGCCACCGCCGCCGTAGTCGGCCTGGGCATGGCGCTGATGAAGCGGCGCTGAAGGATAAAAAGAGGGCCGGGGCAGTTAGTAGCCCCGGCCTTTCCCTATCCTTTTTATTAGATATTATAACGGGTTTTGACGATCACATCGGTAAAGAAATATTCCTCCTTGGGCTTTTTGCCGGTAAACAGGTATTGGAACAGCGTCATCACCGGCTGGTAGCCCTGCTCAAAGGAGTTTTGATCCAGCAGAAAGTCCAAAGCGCCCTCGCGCAGGTTCTCGCGGTTTTCCGGCGTGTTATCATAGCACACAACCTTTACCTGGCGGGCCAGGCGCAGCTCCCGCAGGGCCTGGCATACGCCGGATTGCCCGTTGGAGGCGATAAAGATGCCCGCAAGGTCCGGATGCTGCGCTACCGCATCCAGCACCGCCTGGCGGGCTACGGCGTCGTCATCCTGGGTCAGCGCCAGGTCCAAAAAACGGATGTCCGGTGCGATACGCCCCAGCTCCTCCATAAAATAGGCGGCGCGCCGGCTGTGGCTGAGGTTGGAAAGGTGCCCGGTCATCACCAGCACTTTGCCCCGGCCGCCCAGCAACACCTGCATTAGCCCCGCGGCGGTATGGCTGGAGCGCCGGTCGTCCTGGCCGATAAAGCACAGCCGCTTGGTGCCGCTGATATCCGCGTTAAAGGTCACCACCGGTATGCCCTGGGCGATCAACTCGTTGAGCCTGCGGCGCAAAAGGTTATCGTCCACCGGGAGCAGGGCCAGGCCCTTGATGCCCGCTTCCACCAGCTCGTCCACCATTTCGATCTGCCGCTGAGCGTCCATGGTATCAATCTCGCGCAGCAGTACCTCGGCGCCCAGGTTGCCTACCTCTTCGGCCGCCTTTTGCGTCCCCTTTATCAGCATGCGGATAAACGAGGTCTGGGCGGATTGTACGATGACGCCGATCTTAATGGGCTTTTTGGTCAGCGCCAGCGCCCGGCCGATGCGGTTGGGCTCATACCCCTGCTCTTTGGCGATGCGGCGGATGCGTTCCGCCACCTCGGGCTTGACGCGGCCGCGGTTATACAGCGCCCGGTCTACCGTGCCGCGGGAAACGCCGGCCAGCCTTGCAATTTCTTTAACGGTTACCGCCATAAGCAGAAATGTACTCCTTTGATCCTGTCAGATATTATTTACAGTATTATATACATACTTTTATCTTATTTGCAATCAACGTCAGGTAAACAAAAGCTGCCGGTCTCGCACTTCAGGTAGCCGGTAAGGGCTCCCGGGGCCAGGCGCAGCTGTACGCCCCGCGCGCCGCCGCTTACGGATATGGCCGGATGGTCAGGTAAACAAAAGCTGCCGGTCTCGCACTTCAGGTAGCCGGTAAGGGCTCCCGGGGCCAGGCGCAGCTGTACGCCCCGCGCGCCGCCGCTTACGGATATGGCCGGATGGGTAAGCGCGCTGCTGTCCAAATAGGTGGGATAATTCTTTTTCATTCCCACGGGGGAACAGCCGCCGCGGATATATCCTGTGAGGTTTTGAATCTCGCGCATGTGCACCATCTCAACCTTTTTGTCGCCGCAGGCGGCGGCCAGCGCCTTGAGGTCCACGGTCTGCGCCACCGGGATGATGCACACCAGGATGCCGGTACGCTATCCGCGCAGCACCAATGTTTTAAAGACGGTATCGGGGTCCAACCCCATCTTCTGCGCAGCGGTTACGCCGCTCAAATCGCTTTCATCCACCGGATAGGTCAGCACCTCAAAAGGGACCTTTGCCGCTTCCAGCAGGCGGATCGCATTGGTTTTCACTTTTTTTGTGGCCATAGCTTCTGCACTCCTTGCCATGAGATCGAAATAGGGCCGGCGCATTAAACGCCGGCCCTATTT
It encodes:
- a CDS encoding DUF6125 family protein, giving the protein MRENETLQAMTKEELISLITLYSKNWLAMDGVWFQSIEQKYGMDEAMVHDAQAWERFTVIEARRIKQFLNLPERAGLEGLARALSLRFYANINQDEIRIQGNTLLYRTLECRVQSARTRKNMALHPCKPVGLIEYAGFARTIDERITCQCVSCYPDSCDDTCACSWLFTLNEAQ
- a CDS encoding MarR family winged helix-turn-helix transcriptional regulator yields the protein MKQENEKKFIFGSLFVLANRLQLAGDQFDPQVTMKQWFLVAMASQFREPPTLSALAELMGCTRQNVKKLAVLLEKKGFLELRRDGRDARALRVVMTPHCYTYFKGREAAEDELLETLYAGMSQEEIAALHQGMKHLTENLEKIEARMEEGFKA
- a CDS encoding flavodoxin domain-containing protein; its protein translation is MKTCIIYTTRHGAAAYCARQIAQQLSGEVQLLDLGEGTPAALPEADRYILGGSIYMGMAQKALKAFCGKFADGLLQKPLGLYLSCMGVEEEMVRKQLLDAFGTQLLDHARIAANLGGAFDFDKLGRMERFIVKQVDKAMRKQGKEGLGPLKGQVSAIAPEAIADFCVKMEG
- the ileS gene encoding isoleucine--tRNA ligase translates to MLKKVSTDLNFNAREGEVLDFWKKNDIFKKSMKLHEGAQTFTFYDGPPTANGRPHIGHIITRVMKDIVLRYKTMKGYDVLRKAGWDTHGLPVELEVEKLLGLDGKPQIEQYGVEPFIEECKKSVWKYKSEWEKMSDRVGYWADMEDPYVTYDNNYIESEWWSLKTLWDKGLLYKGHRVVPYCPRCGTALSSHEVAQGYKDVKETSVFVKFKVEGEENTYILAWTTTPWTLPSNVALCVNPHETYVKVSFEGEFLIMAQALVPSVLGDGAQVVEVYAKGEDLKGLRYQPLFPYAKVKEGSAWFVVADDYVTLSDGTGVVHTAPAFGEDDARVGRDNNLPFVQMVDAQGKFVEGCDELTGMFVKDADPVIIERLKSEGKLFRALEFEHSYPFCWRCDTPLLYYARSSWFVKMTAVRDRLMEINRSVNWMPENIKEGRMGNFLENVIDWGLSRERYWGTPLPIWECECGHTTAIGSIAELREKAVEDVPEDIELHKPYIDRVHIRCEKCGKPMTRVPEVIDCWYDSGSMPFAQWHYPFENQDKFKVRYPADYITEAVDQTRGWFYVLLAISTAVFDHEVFKNCIVLGHVNDKDGLKMSKHKGNVVDPWTVLDKQGADAVRWYFFTNSAPWLPSRFYEEAVSEAQRRFMGTLWNTYAFFALYAGIDQFDPTGLKLADCKLNVMDRWILSRLSSLITAVDKGLEGYHITETARMLEGFVDDLSNWYVRRCRERFWGKGMTEDKQAAFMTLYTVLVEFSKLAAPYVPFMAESMYQNLVRSFDEHAPESVHLCAFPEAVCPVDAHLEQQMQEVMELVALGRSARNTAALKNRQPLSAMYVMAPQKLDAEYAALMADELNVKKVAFVSDAREFTTYTFKPQLRTVGPKYGKLVGAIGKALGQVDGNVAMEELNAGKALELEVNGQNVSLAKEDLLIATANKPGYVAQTQGDITVALDTNLTEDLIEEGLVREMISKAQTQRREAGFEVTDHIALDIAGDEKIDAVLAKFGDQLAADVLCDALQQGKSQGGVTREWNINGIPVKMTAKVL
- a CDS encoding DUF6809 family protein; this encodes MKSLLEALYAGEITPWQSALPKTDEHKALLKKIENEEHYFSEKMSSDDYKRVQSLEDLLTLADHLETADIYARGFALGTLLMQEVMALRERLMQ
- a CDS encoding class I SAM-dependent methyltransferase, with the translated sequence MLLATNWQDYQVLDTGDGEKLERWGRYVLRRPDPQVIWPKTLAIKEWEKADAFYTRSATGGGQWTYRNRLPESWQVGYGALSFRVKTMGFKHTGLFPEQAVNWDWMAKKVAGAGRPVRVLNLFGYTGGATVALAAAGAQVVHVDAAKNMVAAGKENLQLSGLGDRPVRWIVDDCLKFVQREQRRGRQYEGILMDPPSYGRGPGGEVWKLENEVYGLIGECVKVLSDAPVFFLINSYTTGLQSMVLYDLMQRAIVPKFGGRVSADEIGLPIKDQKMLLPCGTTGRWEADR
- a CDS encoding RluA family pseudouridine synthase, with amino-acid sequence MSRVVYEDNHLLVVDKSPNVPVQADASGDSDLLSEMKAYIKARYQKPGAVYLGLVHRLDRPVGGLIVFARTSKAAARLSDQVRRRALGRVYWAVVRGQMAPEGTLEDYLLKNTAENRVSVVAGDTPGAKHARLRYRVLAARDGLSLVAIRLETGRSHQIRVQFAHAGHPLWGDQRYGRPYSKPGEQIALWARELHLEHPTKKEPMAFESPAPQSEPWRLFEREIAAIPAGGAGAGLGGETEKTI
- a CDS encoding LacI family DNA-binding transcriptional regulator, whose amino-acid sequence is MAVTVKEIARLAGVSRGTVDRALYNRGRVKPEVAERIRRIAKEQGYEPNRIGRALALTKKPIKIGVIVQSAQTSFIRMLIKGTQKAAEEVGNLGAEVLLREIDTMDAQRQIEMVDELVEAGIKGLALLPVDDNLLRRRLNELIAQGIPVVTFNADISGTKRLCFIGQDDRRSSHTAAGLMQVLLGGRGKVLVMTGHLSNLSHSRRAAYFMEELGRIAPDIRFLDLALTQDDDAVARQAVLDAVAQHPDLAGIFIASNGQSGVCQALRELRLARQVKVVCYDNTPENRENLREGALDFLLDQNSFEQGYQPVMTLFQYLFTGKKPKEEYFFTDVIVKTRYNI